A single region of the Pararhodospirillum photometricum DSM 122 genome encodes:
- a CDS encoding transporter substrate-binding domain-containing protein → MTARWGWGAAAALALVLGASGAQAGETLDRVTASKTLVQVLDQSYPPFSFLNDKNEMDGFDVDVAKEFAKRLGATLKIETPSWEVITAGNWKGRWDVCICSMTPSKERAEVLDFVTTYYNTPAVLVVSADNTTAQSIKDLSGKKIGVQSGTPYEKYTQKNLTIEGGKPVEYPFDAVVPTPFESEELAFQDLALGGGKRLDGIVGNMVTIKPRVDKSPDKFRVVGEPLFADPNAIAVDKGDPEWKAKVASVIDEMRQDGTLSQISMKWIGADITK, encoded by the coding sequence ATGACCGCACGATGGGGATGGGGCGCCGCCGCCGCCCTGGCTCTGGTCCTGGGGGCGAGTGGGGCCCAGGCTGGCGAAACGCTTGATCGCGTGACCGCTTCCAAGACCCTGGTCCAGGTGCTGGACCAGAGCTACCCGCCGTTCTCGTTCCTGAACGACAAGAACGAGATGGATGGGTTCGACGTGGATGTCGCCAAGGAATTCGCCAAGCGTCTGGGCGCGACCTTGAAAATCGAAACCCCCTCCTGGGAGGTCATCACCGCTGGAAACTGGAAAGGCCGCTGGGACGTTTGCATCTGCTCGATGACGCCGAGCAAGGAGCGCGCCGAGGTTCTCGACTTCGTGACCACCTATTACAACACCCCGGCTGTTCTCGTCGTCAGCGCCGACAATACCACTGCCCAGAGCATCAAGGATCTTTCGGGCAAGAAGATTGGCGTTCAGTCCGGCACGCCGTATGAAAAATACACCCAGAAGAACCTGACGATTGAGGGCGGCAAGCCGGTTGAGTATCCGTTTGATGCCGTGGTCCCGACGCCTTTCGAGAGCGAGGAACTGGCCTTCCAGGATCTTGCCCTGGGCGGTGGCAAGCGCCTGGATGGCATCGTAGGCAACATGGTGACCATCAAGCCGCGGGTGGACAAGTCTCCCGACAAATTCCGCGTTGTGGGCGAGCCCCTGTTTGCCGACCCCAATGCCATCGCCGTGGACAAGGGCGATCCCGAGTGGAAGGCCAAGGTGGCCTCGGTCATTGACGAGATGCGTCAAGACGGTACTTTGTCGCAGATTTCCATGAAGTGGATCGGTGCCGACATCACCAAGTAA
- a CDS encoding amino acid ABC transporter ATP-binding protein, with protein sequence MSDPTSPPKGEMIHLENVSKAFGDHQVLRDISLVVHQGEKVVLCGPSGSGKSTLIRCINRLVPHDSGRILVEGVELSDNVKRLELIRREVGMVFQGFNLFPHMTILENCTLAPLWLRKLPRAEAEALALSLLARVHIPDQAHKYPGQLSGGQQQRAAIARALCMRPRIMLFDEPTSALDPEMVSEVLDVMEELAAEGMTMICVTHEMGFARRVADRVVFMDKGEIVEIAPPEPFFTAPQNERTKQFLRQILSH encoded by the coding sequence ATGAGTGACCCGACCTCCCCGCCCAAGGGGGAGATGATCCACCTGGAAAACGTGAGCAAAGCCTTCGGCGACCATCAGGTTCTGCGCGATATTTCCCTGGTCGTTCATCAGGGGGAAAAGGTGGTTTTGTGTGGTCCTTCAGGCTCGGGCAAGTCAACGCTCATCCGCTGCATTAACCGCCTCGTCCCCCACGACAGCGGGCGCATCCTGGTCGAGGGCGTCGAGCTGTCGGACAACGTCAAGCGTCTGGAACTGATTCGCCGCGAGGTCGGCATGGTGTTCCAGGGCTTCAACCTCTTTCCGCACATGACCATCTTGGAAAACTGCACCCTGGCCCCCCTCTGGTTGCGCAAGCTGCCCCGAGCCGAGGCCGAGGCGCTGGCCTTGTCCTTGCTGGCGCGGGTGCATATTCCCGATCAGGCGCACAAATACCCGGGCCAGCTTTCCGGGGGGCAACAACAGCGAGCAGCCATCGCTCGGGCCTTGTGCATGCGGCCGCGCATCATGCTCTTTGACGAGCCAACCTCGGCGCTTGATCCCGAGATGGTCAGCGAGGTGCTGGATGTCATGGAGGAGTTGGCGGCCGAGGGGATGACCATGATCTGCGTGACCCACGAGATGGGGTTCGCGCGACGGGTCGCTGACCGGGTGGTGTTCATGGATAAGGGGGAGATTGTCGAGATCGCCCCGCCCGAGCCGTTCTTTACTGCTCCGCAAAATGAGCGGACCAAGCAGTTTTTGCGGCAGATTTTGAGTCATTAA
- the bioB gene encoding biotin synthase BioB has translation MTADPAVAPPQPEPQDGQIRHDWTVEEIETLQALPLLELVGRANAVHRRHHDPNAIQKASLLNIKTGGCSEDCAYCPQSAHHRDVELTREALMDPTRVIEQAREAKAAGAERFCMGAAWRQPPGGREFEAVLAMVRGVGALGLETCMTLGMLTDAQAQALAEAGLTAYNHNLDTSPEFYGSIITTRTYEDRLRTLAAVRAAGIEVCCGGIIGMGESLRDRASLIRTLANFTPTPTACRSMSWSRWREPRWPTGRPPIPSTWCA, from the coding sequence ATGACCGCCGATCCCGCCGTTGCGCCCCCCCAGCCCGAGCCCCAGGACGGCCAGATCCGCCATGACTGGACGGTGGAGGAGATTGAGACCCTCCAAGCCCTGCCCCTCCTGGAGTTGGTGGGGCGGGCCAATGCCGTTCACCGCCGCCACCACGACCCCAATGCCATTCAGAAAGCCAGCCTGCTCAACATCAAGACCGGGGGATGCTCCGAAGATTGCGCGTACTGCCCGCAGTCGGCCCACCACCGCGATGTCGAGCTGACCCGCGAAGCCTTGATGGATCCAACCCGGGTCATCGAGCAGGCCCGCGAGGCCAAAGCGGCCGGGGCCGAGCGCTTTTGCATGGGGGCCGCGTGGCGTCAGCCGCCCGGCGGTCGCGAGTTCGAGGCGGTGCTGGCCATGGTGCGCGGGGTCGGGGCCCTGGGCCTCGAAACCTGCATGACCCTGGGGATGCTGACCGATGCCCAGGCCCAAGCCCTGGCCGAAGCCGGCCTCACCGCCTACAACCACAATCTGGACACCAGCCCCGAGTTTTACGGCAGCATCATCACCACCCGCACCTACGAAGACCGCCTGCGCACCCTTGCGGCCGTGCGCGCCGCTGGCATCGAGGTCTGCTGCGGCGGCATCATCGGCATGGGGGAAAGCCTGCGCGACCGGGCCAGTTTGATTCGGACCCTGGCCAACTTCACCCCCACCCCGACAGCGTGCCGATCAATGTCCTGGTCCCGGTGGCGGGAACCCCGCTGGCCGACCGGCCGGCCACCGATCCCCTCGACTTGGTGCGCATGA
- a CDS encoding amino acid ABC transporter permease: protein MRISFKTRVWGVWGVLAFTFLLFVSNFDLKVSLIVEKLPFLLGLKLTPNGFLQGVPLTLFLCAMAMVFSTILGFVSALGRLSNSAVAFGLATFYTSFFRGTPLLVQILLIYLGLPQLGPVPTAIPSGIAALSLCYGAYISEIFRAGIQSVPQSQREAAIALGLPGWLVMYKVVLPQAFKLIIPPLGAQFISMLKDSSLVSVMGLWEIMFLSQSYGRSTYRYMEMLLTAAVLYWVLSIIFETVQARIESRFSHTRP from the coding sequence GTGCGCATATCGTTCAAGACACGGGTATGGGGCGTTTGGGGCGTCCTGGCCTTCACGTTCCTATTGTTCGTTTCCAACTTCGATCTCAAAGTCTCTCTGATCGTTGAGAAACTGCCGTTTCTGCTCGGGCTCAAACTGACGCCCAACGGCTTTCTCCAGGGGGTGCCACTCACCCTATTTTTGTGCGCCATGGCTATGGTGTTCTCAACCATCTTGGGCTTTGTTTCGGCCCTTGGGCGCTTGTCGAACAGCGCGGTGGCGTTTGGTCTGGCAACTTTTTACACCTCGTTTTTCCGTGGGACGCCACTTCTGGTCCAAATTCTTTTGATTTATTTGGGGCTGCCGCAGTTAGGGCCGGTGCCGACTGCCATTCCCTCGGGCATTGCTGCCCTCTCGTTGTGCTATGGCGCCTATATCAGCGAAATTTTTCGCGCCGGCATCCAGTCGGTCCCGCAAAGCCAGCGCGAGGCGGCCATCGCGCTTGGTCTGCCGGGCTGGCTGGTCATGTACAAGGTGGTTTTGCCCCAGGCGTTCAAGCTGATTATTCCCCCGCTAGGTGCTCAGTTCATCTCGATGCTCAAGGATTCGTCCCTGGTTTCGGTGATGGGGCTTTGGGAAATCATGTTCTTGTCCCAGAGCTATGGGCGGTCTACCTATCGCTATATGGAAATGTTGCTGACGGCGGCCGTTCTTTATTGGGTGCTCTCGATCATCTTCGAGACCGTCCAGGCACGCATCGAGTCCCGCTTCTCCCACACCCGTCCCTGA
- a CDS encoding biofilm PGA synthesis protein PgaB, translating to MAGTPLADRPATDPLDLVRMIATTRLALPASQVRLSAGRASLSLEAQVLCFVAGANSIFLGDALLTTPNAELAADRALFAALA from the coding sequence GTGGCGGGAACCCCGCTGGCCGACCGGCCGGCCACCGATCCCCTCGACTTGGTGCGCATGATCGCCACCACCCGCCTTGCCCTGCCCGCCTCCCAGGTCCGCCTCTCGGCGGGACGGGCCAGCTTGAGCCTGGAAGCCCAGGTTTTGTGCTTTGTTGCCGGCGCTAACTCGATTTTCTTGGGGGATGCTCTGCTGACCACCCCCAACGCCGAGCTGGCGGCTGACCGCGCTTTGTTCGCGGCCCTGGCCTAA
- a CDS encoding homocysteine S-methyltransferase family protein, protein MATVRVLDGGMGRELKRRGAPFRQPEWSALALLEGPGFVTLAHQAFLEAGASILTTNSYAVVPFHLGQERFEARGTELAALAGRLAREVADRASPAAIVAGSLPPALGSYRPDLFDEAASIAIHQKLIEGLAPFVDVWLAETQSSIAEVRAARTALGNDPKPLWLSFTLDDEPVAGPVLRSGEPVAVAVEEALALGARAVLFNCSQPEVMGAAVTTAREEARKAGVSLDLGVYANAFPPTPKDAKANETLDELRPDLDPARYAAWAQAWVDQGATIIGGCCGITPEHINALARALK, encoded by the coding sequence TTGGCAACGGTACGGGTGCTGGATGGTGGCATGGGTCGGGAACTCAAACGCCGGGGGGCGCCATTTCGTCAACCGGAATGGTCGGCCCTGGCGCTCCTCGAGGGGCCTGGGTTTGTGACCCTGGCGCACCAAGCTTTTCTCGAGGCGGGTGCATCGATTCTGACGACCAACAGCTATGCCGTGGTGCCCTTTCACCTGGGGCAGGAGCGCTTCGAGGCGCGCGGGACCGAGTTGGCGGCGCTGGCGGGACGTCTGGCCCGCGAGGTGGCCGATCGCGCGTCGCCGGCGGCGATCGTGGCGGGCTCCCTGCCCCCGGCCCTGGGCTCCTATCGCCCCGACCTGTTCGACGAGGCCGCCTCCATCGCCATTCACCAAAAGCTGATCGAGGGTCTTGCGCCTTTCGTGGATGTCTGGCTGGCCGAAACCCAAAGCTCCATCGCCGAGGTCAGGGCCGCGCGAACCGCCTTGGGGAACGATCCCAAGCCCTTGTGGCTGTCGTTCACCCTGGACGACGAACCCGTCGCCGGTCCGGTGCTCCGCTCGGGCGAGCCCGTGGCCGTGGCGGTCGAGGAGGCCCTGGCGTTGGGGGCGCGGGCTGTTTTGTTCAATTGCAGCCAGCCGGAGGTGATGGGCGCGGCGGTGACGACGGCGCGCGAGGAAGCCCGCAAGGCCGGTGTCTCCCTGGACCTTGGAGTCTATGCCAACGCCTTCCCCCCGACACCCAAGGACGCCAAGGCCAACGAAACCCTGGACGAACTGCGGCCCGACCTCGATCCCGCCCGCTATGCCGCCTGGGCCCAAGCCTGGGTGGACCAGGGAGCCACGATCATCGGCGGCTGCTGTGGCATCACCCCGGAACATATCAACGCCCTGGCTCGCGCTCTAAAATGA